Part of the Candidatus Krumholzibacteriia bacterium genome is shown below.
CGGCACCTCCGGGTGGAACTACGACCACTGGATCGGTCCGTTCTATCCCGACGGTCTTCCGAAGAAGCAGTGGCTGCACTTCTACGCCGACCGCTTCCATTCGGTCGAGGTGAACAACTCCTTCT
Proteins encoded:
- a CDS encoding DUF72 domain-containing protein, producing MAHGTIRIGTSGWNYDHWIGPFYPDGLPKKQWLHFYADRFHSVEVNNSF